Proteins from a genomic interval of Verrucomicrobium sp.:
- a CDS encoding LptA/OstA family protein — MRILLLSLLLPVLALAQAPAPAPAPDGSTVVTSDLFRLDQTKHEGVFTGNVLVTSKDFRMTTRELTVYFATATEKAGAGGQPASKVERLVARGDVQIQAGPRTATGAQADYTLADDKMVLTGNPQVTQNHDTITGTTITLYRTANRMEVDGRSRVVLTGMDGAAAPKKTPASQDNSND; from the coding sequence ATGCGCATCCTCCTTCTTTCCCTTCTTCTCCCGGTCCTGGCCCTGGCCCAGGCGCCCGCTCCCGCGCCCGCGCCGGACGGTTCCACGGTCGTCACCTCCGACCTCTTCCGCCTCGACCAGACGAAGCACGAGGGGGTCTTTACCGGCAACGTCCTGGTCACCTCCAAGGATTTCCGCATGACCACGCGGGAGCTGACCGTTTACTTCGCCACCGCCACGGAGAAGGCGGGGGCGGGCGGCCAGCCCGCCAGCAAGGTGGAGCGCCTGGTGGCCCGCGGCGACGTGCAAATCCAGGCGGGTCCCCGCACCGCCACCGGCGCGCAGGCCGACTACACGCTGGCCGACGATAAGATGGTCCTGACCGGCAACCCGCAGGTGACGCAGAATCACGACACGATCACGGGCACCACCATCACCCTCTACCGTACGGCCAACCGGATGGAAGTCGACGGCCGGAGCCGCGTGGTGCTGACGGGCATGGACGGCGCGGCCGCGCCGAAGAAGACGCCCGCTTCCCAGGACAATAGTAACGACTAA